The nucleotide sequence GCAGGAAATCCCAGGTGCCGCTGCCCAGCTGCATTCCGAAGTGCACCAGACCGCCGTCCTGCTGAGCGGTGCGCCGGAATTCCAGATCCACTGAGCCGGTGGGGGCACTGATGCCGAGCCCCAGGTGCATATGGTGTCCCGGAAGGTCGAACAGGCGGATCAACGAAGCCATGATGGTGTCGCCCACGCCGCCCGTGGTATGGCCGACGATGCCCGTATGTTCGTGGACTTCCGGTACCGGCGGCGGGCGCCCTTCCAGCTCGCGCAGGTTCATTTCCATGCTCATGAATTGAGGCATCAGCATCAGATTCAGCCAATCGGTGGGCGCGTACATGATTTCCACCATGTGCATGTACCGATCCATATAGGTCGGCGCGAACCGGCAGCCGATGTCCCGGCAGCCGTCGGCGACCACGGTCCGGTCGCTCGCGGTATTCGAGCCGTGCAGCAGTTTTTTGGGACCGTCCCGCCGGCTGTAGTTGAATCGGTACCCCACCATGAAGGGGGTGGCGCTGGGCATCATGTGGGCGTACATCAAGCCGGCGGGCACCAGGTGGCTGGCATGATGATGGTGGTGGTGCTGGGTGTGATGATCCTCAGGCATGCTGAAATCGAGTGATTCCAAATCCACCGTGAGAGCGGCGTTGGCCACGAAATAATTGAAATCGGCAAACGCGTCTTCCCCGCCGCCGCCCAGTTTCAAGGAGCCGGCATGGCTGTAATACTCGAAGCCCGCCTCCAAGGTGACTCCTGGGGTGAATGCCTTGCTCACCGTGATCCCGCCGCTGAGGGTGCCGAATCCCGATAGGCGATGGTCGCTGGAGAAATGATCGGGCAGTTGATCGCGGTCGAAGGACTGGATTTTGGGACGGGCGTTGACCGCGTTCTCGTCCACCACGTTGCCGTCGGCGTCCACCAGATCGAAGTTTTCGTCACGGAAGAATTCTTGCCCCTGATCATCCACCCAGATCTCCCGCCCCCGATCGTCCCTGGCGATCTCGCTGAAACGCTGGAAGGAAAACAGGAACGGGCGGTAGAAATCGGCGTCGTTTTGGGAGTAATAGCGGATGCGGGGCGCGATCGTCCAGCCGCCGCCCAAGGGTTGCACCCAATCGGCCTCGAAGGTGTGGGCGGAAATGCCCCAGTCGTCGCGGGAGAATTGATAATCGAAATGCAGCGCCGCATCCAGGGGCTTGATATGCTGCACCCATTTGACCCCGACCGTCCCTTGATTGCGCTCGCCGGGGCGGTTTTCCAGCAGCGCGCGCACGTCGCCCGAGAGAATGGCATTGGAAGCCTGATCAGGATCGACGAAGATGACGCTGACCGCCTTGTAGGGATTTTCCAAGTAGCCGCTGCTGTGGGTGAAGCCCAGGTTGACATCGATCAGGGAATATTTGCTCACCACCTGGGTCAAGCCCAGATTGGCGGCGAAATCGCTTCTTTCTTCCCGGAGGATTTCCGAACCCGACTTGAAGCTGATTTGGTCCTGAAAATCCACCTGGGTGATATAGGGGGCGGCGTCGGAATCGAGCACCGCGGTGATGTCGCTGTCGGTGTAGCTGACGCCGCCCTTCAAGGTGGTCAGCTTCTGGTTGAAATCCCAGCGCCCGCTGAGCCCGCCGAACGCGGATTCGTAGTCGCGCTCCACGGAGAGCCCGCCGTTGATCGCCAACGCCGCGTTGTCCCACTCGTATTCGAGATTGAAATCCCCTTGCCGGCGCGCCTCCGGCGAGGCGGTGGCGAGCACATGGACCGAGCGTGATTCCACGCCCAGCACTTCCCCGGTAATGGAGTCCCTCTGCAGGGGGTTCAGGTCGGAATCCAAAAGCACCGGCCGGTTGAGCATGGGAGAAGCCCCCACCACCGTGTCGCCTTCGCGAATGGGGCGGTTGCTGCCCGCCGCCAGGGGCGCGGTGGCCACCGGCGTCGCCCCCGACCACACATCTTCGATGAAGTTGAAGCCGAATCGCAGTCGGTCGGTCAGCCCGATGTCGCCGTTCAGCCGGAAGGTATCCACCTGGAGGGGATCCATGCTGTTTTTGACATTGAACAGATCCCGCTCACCTTCCTGGTAACGGCTGTATTGCACGCTGACCGAATCGGTCTCGGCGGCCAATCCCGAAGTCTCCAGCAAACCCGGCAACACCAGGGCCGCCGAAGTGAGGGCTTTGAGCGCGGAATGGGCGGAGGATTGCTTACCCGGGCTGTCCATCAATAACAGCCGCAGCCTCCGCCGCCGCTACTGCGGGCGCTACCGCCCGCCTCGCGGCTGCCATGCACGTGCTCTCGCACCGAGTTCTGCAGCGGATAGGGATCGAGGGCCATTTGCGGCTTGGCCAGGTAGCCTCTCTCCCAAGGCGGGACCTGGGCGCAGCCGATCAAGCCCGAGGCAATGAACAAAAGTGGCATTATTTTCGTTTTTATTCTCATTGGGAAATATCCAAACATCGTGAGGCCCTCCCTACAAGGGAGGGAGGGCCTGAGTATTTATCATGCAGGGAAACAATCAACCGTCCGGCGACGGCTCGGCCACCAGTTTCTCGATCGCGCGGCGCAGTTCATCCGCGTCCCCCGACCGGAAGCCCAAATGCCGATAGCGAACCTCGCCGGTGCGGTCGATTAGATAGGACGCGGGCATCCCCTGCACGCCGAAATCCTTGGCGCATTGCGCCTCCGCATCGGCGAGCACGGTGAACCGGGGCGGGAATCGTTCCAGGAAATTTTCGGCATCGGTCCGGTTCTCGTCCAGATTCACCCCGATGACGGCAAACCCCCGGTCCTGCAGATCGCTTTCCAGGTCGTTCAAGAATTTGAAGGCATGAGCGCACGAGGTGCACCAGGAAGCCCAAAAATCCACATACAACACCTTGCCTTGCTGGATCTCTCGCAACTGGCGGCTCTCCCCGCCGTCCAGGGAGGTCAGGGTACAGTCGGGCAAGGGGGCAGCCTGGGCGTAACCGCTCAAGCCGATCATCAAAAGCACAATCCACCGCATGTTACTGGGGGGTATCGATCTGTCTGATGGTGATGTCGGTGCCGGTATGAATATTGTTTTCCGACATGCAATGCCATTCCACCTCGAAGGATCGAGGCCCCAAACCGGTCTTGTCGACCAACATCGTATACGTGCCGCTCCCGCCGAACAGCTCCACCGGGGCGCTGAATTCGCCGTCGCCGGAAAACTCGTCGGTCACGCTGATCGCCTGGCGACCTTTGATAATTTGCATGTTCACCAAGAGTCCCGCCTCGGGCGGGGACTGATCCTTAACCCGGGCGAACAGCTTCGCCGTCGGAGGTAAATTATCGCTGGAAGAACAACTGATGTCCGCCATATCGGTGGCATGGGGGTTCGCGCCACCGGGATCGAGAACCGTCCCGCCTGTATGCGCCTGGGCGGTCGCCGCAAACAAAGCGACCACCCCCGTCAACCATCGGGCAATCGGTCTGCCCGGCCATATCGTTTTCATTCACTCACCTCTTCTTGGGACAAGGGGCGGGTGGAGCCCCGCTCCACCCGATGACCCGCTTACGGTTGCGGCCATATCCGTTGGCCGTTCATTTCAACCGGCATGTCGCGATCGAGCTGCGTCGCCGAGGGGAATATTCTCACATCGAAGCCGTTTCCGCAGCTTTCGGGAAGCGGGCTGTTCTCCAGATCGCGCTCAACCGTGAATGAGGCCGGATAGGACCAATCCGGCGCATCGAAGGAAGAGCCGGCATCGGGGGCGGTCCACAAATCCACGACTCCATCACCGAATCCCTCGACGGAGCTCAACTGACACACGTTGGCGATGGCGGGAACCAAGTTCACGCTGTTGGCGCAGGATTCGTCCTGAATATCCACCGAGGAAATGCGCAGCGGTAGCTTGCCCACCCAATTGGAAGCGGGCAACTCCCCGTCCGCGGCCCAAAAACCGACCGGGTTGCCCACCGTATCGCTGATGAGACCGGACTTCGCGAACACGTCATTGCTTTTGATCAAGCGGATGAATCCGCCTGCGGCGACAAAATCCGCGGCGGTTTGGCCGCTGGTTTCAAAAGTTTCGAACCCGTCGGTCGATGTTTGCACGATCGAATCGGTCTGATCGGGCATGACGAAGACGTTGCCGATCACCGGATTGCCGTCGCAGCCGTGGGGAATCACCACGGCGGTGTCGTAAGTGCCGTGGGCGGACGTGCTTTCCTGCACCACCGGATTGTCCAGCCGGGTATGCGCCAGCGCTCCCTGGATAAAAAAGGCCGAGGCCGCCAGCACAACACCGATTTTAACGGCTCTGTAATTTTGGGTTGTCATAGTTGATTCCTCCGGGAAATGAAAAGTGTGTGATATGCCGCACCTCGATTCCGAGGCGGGCCGGGCGCTTGCTTCTTATCCTTGATTATTATGAGCAAGGCAGCACAAGCTCTAAGTAGAGCTTGCAAACCAAATGCCAATCAAAAATAACAATGATTTACATTAAAAGCCGGTCAAAAAAGTGCGGCATTTCACACACTAGTGCGGCATTTCACACAGTTGGATTTCCGGCAAGGGAGGATTAAGTTCCGTTGACGTCACAGCGAGGGTCGACGGGCATCTTTCGGGACCAATCGCAGACCTTCGGGCCCGGCAGGATGCACTGAGGAAGGTGAAAGCAGGAAAACCGGCCCGGAATCGGGCCGGTATCGAGGAATGCTGGCCGAATGGTTCAGCCGTTTGCGGTCTTTCCGATCCGATCCACCGCGTTTTCCAGATTTTCCATGCTGGTGGCGATGGACAGACGGACATGACCCGGGGCGCCGAAGGCGGTTCCGGGGACCAGGGCGACGCCGGCCTTTTCGATCAGGTACTCGGAAAGCGCCAAGTCGTCCTCGAGACCCAAGCGTTCGATCATTCCGGCGACCTTGGGAAACAGGTAGAACGCGCCCTCCGCCGGCAGGCAATCGATCCCGGGAATTTGGTTGAGGGCCCCGACCACGAAATCGTGGCGCTGCTTGAAGGCCTCGACCATCCTTCCGATACAGCTTTGATCCCCTTCCAGCGCGGCGACGGCGGCGGCCTGGGAGATGGAAGCGGGATTGGAGGTGCTCTGGGACTGGATCTTCTTCATCGCCCCGATGACTTCCTTGGGACCCGCCGCGTAACCGATCCGCCAACCGGTCATGGAGTAGGCCTTGGAAATGCCATTGAGAACGAAGGTACGATCGGACAGATCCGGACAGGCGTTGAGGATATTGCAGAAACTCCCCTCCTCCCAAACGATGTGTTCGTACATGTCGTCGGTGGCGATGGCCACTCGGGGATGCTTGAGCAATACTTCCCCCAGCGCGGCGAATTCTTCCTTCGTGTAGAGCTTGCCGGTGGGGTTGGAGGGGCTGTTGATGACGAACAGTTTGGTGCGGGCCGTGATCGCCGCCTCCAGTTGCTCGGGCGTGATCTTGAATGCCTGCGCTTGGCCCGCCTCGATGAAGACAGGGGTGGCTCCGGCCAGAAGCGCCATGTCGGGATAGGACACCCAGTAAGGCGCGGGGATGATCACTTCGTCGCCTTCGTCCAGCATGGCCTGGGCCAGATTATAGAAGCTCTGCTTGCCCCCGCAGGAAACCAGGATTTGATCGGTCTGGTATTCCAAGCCGTTGTCGCGGCGGAACTTGTCGGCCACCGCCTGTTTCAAAGAAGGAATCCCGTCCACCGGCGTGTATTTGGTCATCCCGGCACGGATGGCCTCGATGGCGGCCTGCTTGATATGCTCGGGGGTATCGAAATCCGGCTCCCCGGCGCCCAGGCCGATCACGTCGTGGCCCTCGGCGCGCATCGCCGCGGCGCGGGCGGTGATCGCCAGGGTGGGAGAAGGTTTGATGCGATTGACGCGTTGGGAAAGTGATATGGTCATGGAAACTGCCTGCTGTTTAATAGATAGAAATCACGAGATAATTTTACGGACCGGTGCCCGGGCAGACGACATACTTCGCGAAAAACTTAACGCAGAGTCAGTATCCCTATGAAACATGATCGAAATAGAGAATTTTCACGCGCTTCAGCGCGCCCGCAGGATGGCGTCCAGGGAGGTACGCCATGAACTCCACGGAAATCGGCTCGCGCCGTTCTCTCTACCGAAAATCCTTGGATACCGCTACCCAGGACACCAGCCATGACACCCCGAACATGATAACCGAAGGCCAAGGCCCGCTGAATCCTTCCGCGGCGAAAAAGTTCAAGATCCACAGTCCCTATCGGCCCGCCGGCGACCAGCCCGAGGCCATCCGCCGCCTGGTGGAAGGGTTGAATCACGGCGAACTCCATCAAACCCTGCTCGGGGTCACCGGCAGCGGCAAGACCTTCACCATGGCGCACATCGTCGAGCAAATGCAGCGTCCCGCTCTGGTGCTGGCGCCCAACAAAACCCTCGCCGCCCAACTCTACGGGGAGATGAAAACCTTTTTCCCGGAAAATTCGGTGGAATACTTCGTATCCTATTACGATTACTATCAACCGGAGGCCTATTTGCCCGCCTCCGATACCTATATCGAAAAGGACGCTTCCCTCAACGAGCACATCGAACAGATGCGCCTGTCGGCCACCAAGGCGCTGCTGGAGCGGCGCGACACCGTGATCGTGGCCACCGTCTCCTCGATTTACGGCTTGGGCGAGCCGGCCTCCTATTTCCAGATGGTGCTGCATCTGGTGCGCGGCGACCTGCTCGATCAGCGCCAGATAGTGCGGCGGCTGGTGGAGCTGCAGTATATGCGCAACGACACGGAACTCAGGCGCGGTACCTTCCGGGTGCGCGGCGACGTGATCGACATCTTCCCGGCCGAATCGGAAAAGGAAGCCCTCCGGGTGGAACTGTTCGACGACGAGATCGAACGCTTGAGCCTGTTCGATCCCCTCACCGGCGAAGTCTTCTGTCCGGTGGCGCGCTACACGGTCTATCCCAAGACCCACTACGTCACCCCCCGCGAGACGCTGCTCAAAGCGGTGGACGCGATCCGCGAGGAACTGCGCCTGCATCTCAAGATATTGCGCGAGGAAAACAAGCTGGTGGAGGCCCAACGCCTGGAACAACGGACCCGCTTCGATCTGGAAATGATTCTGGAGGTGGGCTACTGCTCCGGCATCGAGAACTACTCCCGCCACCTGTCCGGGCGCGGCCCCGGCGAACCGCCGCCGACCCTGTTCGATTACCTGCCGGACGACGGCATCGTGTTCGTCGACGAAAGCCACGTCACCCTCCCCCAACTGCGGGCCATGTACCGGGGCGACCGGTCGCGCAAGGAGACCCTGGTGAACTACGGCTTCCGCCTGCCCTCGGCCCTCGACAACCGCCCCCTGACTTTCGAGGAATTCGACGCGCGCGCGCCGCAGCGGATTTACGTTTCCGCCACCCCCGCCGCCTACGAGCGCGAGCACTCCGGCGCGGTGGTGGAACAGGTGGTCCGCCCCACCGGCCTGGTGGACCCGGAAGTGGAGGTCCGCCCCGTCCTCACCCAGGTGGACGACCTGTTGTCGGAAATCAGCCTGCGCGCGGCCAAAGACGAACGGGTGCTGGTCACCACCCTGACCAAGCGGATGGCCGAGGATTTGACCGATTATCTGATGGAACACGGGGTCCGGGTCCGTTACCTGCACTCGGACATCGACACCGTGGAGCGGGTGGAAATCATCCAGGATCTCCGGCGCGGCGAATTCGACGTACTGGTGGGCATCAACCTGCTGCGCGAAGGACTCGACATGCCGGAGGTCTCGCTGGTGGCGATCCTCGACGCCGACAAGGAAGGCTTCCTGCGCTCCACCGTCTCCCTCATCCAGACCATCGGCCGCGCCGCGCGCAATGTGCAAGGGAAAGCGATCCTGTACGCCGACACCCTGACTAAATCCATCCGCCAGGCCATCGATGAGACCGAGCGCCGCCGAGCCAAGCAGATCGAGCACAACCGGCACCACGGCATCACACCCAAAAGCACTACCCGCTCTATGACCGATATTCTGGAGTTGCCGGTCCCGGGACGCGGTCCGCAAAAGCCCAAAGCCAAGGTGGCCGAGAAAAAAGCCGCATACGCCGCCGAACTCAAGTCTCCGGTGGAGGCGGCGAAACACATCAAACGGCTGGAGGAAGAAATGTACCGGCACGCGCGCGAGCTGGAATTCGAGCAGGCGGCCAAGCTCCGCGACGAGATCGCCGCGCTGAGAGAACGCTTTACTCTGTCGGGCTAAGTAACACCCCAAATAACTTGTCAAATTTCCCCCGGGCGGGCATCCTAACTCCCGCCTGTTTACTTTGCCTATACTGATACCCATGGACAAACACATCCGCTGGCATCAAGCGACCGTCTCTCGACAAGACCGGGAACAGATCAACGGCCACCGAAGCTTTATCCTATGGTTTACCGGCCTTTCAGGCGCCGGCAAATCCACCCTCGCCCATCGGGTGGAGGAACTGCTTTATCTACGCAGTTGCCGCACCTACGTTTTCGACGGCGACAATGTCCGTCACGGACTATGCTCGGACCTGGGTTTCAGCCCCGAGGAGCGCCATGAGAACATCCGCCGCATCGGCGAAATGAGCAAATTGTTCATCGACGCCGGAGTAATCGCCCTGACCGCCTTCATCTCTCCCTTCCGGCGGGATCGGGAAATGGTCCGATCGCTGGTGGATGAGGGGGATTTCATCGAGATTTACTGCGCCGCCCCACTGAAAGTATGCGAACAACGGGATGTGAAGGGTTTGTATGAAAAGGCCCGGCGGGGGGAAATCAAAAACTTCACCGGGATTTCCTCACCCTACGAGCCGCCTGAAAATCCCGAAATCATGGTCGAAAGCGGCTCGGATTCCTTGGACACATGCGCCCGCAAAATCCTAGACTATCTGGAACGGCACGACAAAATCGCATTGGTGCCGGAGTCCGAACAACGCTGGGAGAGAATCTATGAAAATTAAAAAAGCCGTATTTCCCGTGGCGGGCTTGGGGACCCGCTTCCTGCCGGCGACCAAGGCCAGCCCCAAGGAAATGCTGCCGGTGGTGGACAAACCCTTGATCCAATATGCGGTGGAGGAAGCCGCCGCCGCCGGCATCGAGTTGATGGTTTTCGTCACCGGCCGCAACAAAACCGCCATCAGCAACCATTTCGACAAAGCCTACGAACTGGAAACCGAACTGGAGCACCGCGGCAAAATCGACAAATTGGAACTGGTGCGCAACATTCCGCCGGCGGGGGTCAATTGCGTCTATATCCGCCAGGCCGAGGCGCTCGGATTGGGCCATGCGGTGCTTTGCGCAAAGCCGATTATCGGCAACGAGCCCTTCGCGGTCCTGCTCGCCGACGACTTGATCGAGAACAACGGCCGGGGGTGCATGGAGGAAATGGTGGAAATCTACGAATCCCACGGCCGCTCGGTGCTGGCGGTAGAGGAAATCCCGCTTGATGCCAGTGAAAGCTACGGCGTCGTGGCCGCTTCCGAGGTGGTCGACAACGTGACCCGGGTGGAAGGTATCGTGGAAAAACCCAAACCCGAGGAAGCCCCCTCCAATCTGGGCGTGGTGGGCCGGTACATTTTGACGCCGCGGATCTTCGACCTGTTGGAGACCGTGGGTCGCGGTGCCGGCGGAGAAATCCAGCTCACCGACGCCATCGCCCAACTGCTCGAACACGAACTGGTCTACGCCCACCGCTTCAGCGGCAAACGTTACGAC is from Methylohalobius crimeensis 10Ki and encodes:
- a CDS encoding DUF3570 domain-containing protein, which encodes MDSPGKQSSAHSALKALTSAALVLPGLLETSGLAAETDSVSVQYSRYQEGERDLFNVKNSMDPLQVDTFRLNGDIGLTDRLRFGFNFIEDVWSGATPVATAPLAAGSNRPIREGDTVVGASPMLNRPVLLDSDLNPLQRDSITGEVLGVESRSVHVLATASPEARRQGDFNLEYEWDNAALAINGGLSVERDYESAFGGLSGRWDFNQKLTTLKGGVSYTDSDITAVLDSDAAPYITQVDFQDQISFKSGSEILREERSDFAANLGLTQVVSKYSLIDVNLGFTHSSGYLENPYKAVSVIFVDPDQASNAILSGDVRALLENRPGERNQGTVGVKWVQHIKPLDAALHFDYQFSRDDWGISAHTFEADWVQPLGGGWTIAPRIRYYSQNDADFYRPFLFSFQRFSEIARDDRGREIWVDDQGQEFFRDENFDLVDADGNVVDENAVNARPKIQSFDRDQLPDHFSSDHRLSGFGTLSGGITVSKAFTPGVTLEAGFEYYSHAGSLKLGGGGEDAFADFNYFVANAALTVDLESLDFSMPEDHHTQHHHHHHASHLVPAGLMYAHMMPSATPFMVGYRFNYSRRDGPKKLLHGSNTASDRTVVADGCRDIGCRFAPTYMDRYMHMVEIMYAPTDWLNLMLMPQFMSMEMNLRELEGRPPPVPEVHEHTGIVGHTTGGVGDTIMASLIRLFDLPGHHMHLGLGISAPTGSVDLEFRRTAQQDGGLVHFGMQLGSGTWDFLPSLTYTGHQERWSWGAQVRGTVRLQDENESGYRLGNVFQSTVWGGYGMTDWLQLSVRGVYTAQGKIVGDFNAFNGRSGPMDFPSNQGGHFVDVGFGVNALIPKGWPLAGNVLRFEWLQPVQDDVNGFQLKREGALTASWNYAF
- a CDS encoding DUF4266 domain-containing protein; this translates as MPLLFIASGLIGCAQVPPWERGYLAKPQMALDPYPLQNSVREHVHGSREAGGSARSSGGGGCGCY
- a CDS encoding TlpA family protein disulfide reductase — its product is MRWIVLLMIGLSGYAQAAPLPDCTLTSLDGGESRQLREIQQGKVLYVDFWASWCTSCAHAFKFLNDLESDLQDRGFAVIGVNLDENRTDAENFLERFPPRFTVLADAEAQCAKDFGVQGMPASYLIDRTGEVRYRHLGFRSGDADELRRAIEKLVAEPSPDG
- a CDS encoding pyridoxal phosphate-dependent aminotransferase — protein: MTISLSQRVNRIKPSPTLAITARAAAMRAEGHDVIGLGAGEPDFDTPEHIKQAAIEAIRAGMTKYTPVDGIPSLKQAVADKFRRDNGLEYQTDQILVSCGGKQSFYNLAQAMLDEGDEVIIPAPYWVSYPDMALLAGATPVFIEAGQAQAFKITPEQLEAAITARTKLFVINSPSNPTGKLYTKEEFAALGEVLLKHPRVAIATDDMYEHIVWEEGSFCNILNACPDLSDRTFVLNGISKAYSMTGWRIGYAAGPKEVIGAMKKIQSQSTSNPASISQAAAVAALEGDQSCIGRMVEAFKQRHDFVVGALNQIPGIDCLPAEGAFYLFPKVAGMIERLGLEDDLALSEYLIEKAGVALVPGTAFGAPGHVRLSIATSMENLENAVDRIGKTANG
- the uvrB gene encoding excinuclease ABC subunit UvrB codes for the protein MITEGQGPLNPSAAKKFKIHSPYRPAGDQPEAIRRLVEGLNHGELHQTLLGVTGSGKTFTMAHIVEQMQRPALVLAPNKTLAAQLYGEMKTFFPENSVEYFVSYYDYYQPEAYLPASDTYIEKDASLNEHIEQMRLSATKALLERRDTVIVATVSSIYGLGEPASYFQMVLHLVRGDLLDQRQIVRRLVELQYMRNDTELRRGTFRVRGDVIDIFPAESEKEALRVELFDDEIERLSLFDPLTGEVFCPVARYTVYPKTHYVTPRETLLKAVDAIREELRLHLKILREENKLVEAQRLEQRTRFDLEMILEVGYCSGIENYSRHLSGRGPGEPPPTLFDYLPDDGIVFVDESHVTLPQLRAMYRGDRSRKETLVNYGFRLPSALDNRPLTFEEFDARAPQRIYVSATPAAYEREHSGAVVEQVVRPTGLVDPEVEVRPVLTQVDDLLSEISLRAAKDERVLVTTLTKRMAEDLTDYLMEHGVRVRYLHSDIDTVERVEIIQDLRRGEFDVLVGINLLREGLDMPEVSLVAILDADKEGFLRSTVSLIQTIGRAARNVQGKAILYADTLTKSIRQAIDETERRRAKQIEHNRHHGITPKSTTRSMTDILELPVPGRGPQKPKAKVAEKKAAYAAELKSPVEAAKHIKRLEEEMYRHARELEFEQAAKLRDEIAALRERFTLSG
- the cysC gene encoding adenylyl-sulfate kinase, with translation MDKHIRWHQATVSRQDREQINGHRSFILWFTGLSGAGKSTLAHRVEELLYLRSCRTYVFDGDNVRHGLCSDLGFSPEERHENIRRIGEMSKLFIDAGVIALTAFISPFRRDREMVRSLVDEGDFIEIYCAAPLKVCEQRDVKGLYEKARRGEIKNFTGISSPYEPPENPEIMVESGSDSLDTCARKILDYLERHDKIALVPESEQRWERIYEN
- the galU gene encoding UTP--glucose-1-phosphate uridylyltransferase GalU, whose protein sequence is MKIKKAVFPVAGLGTRFLPATKASPKEMLPVVDKPLIQYAVEEAAAAGIELMVFVTGRNKTAISNHFDKAYELETELEHRGKIDKLELVRNIPPAGVNCVYIRQAEALGLGHAVLCAKPIIGNEPFAVLLADDLIENNGRGCMEEMVEIYESHGRSVLAVEEIPLDASESYGVVAASEVVDNVTRVEGIVEKPKPEEAPSNLGVVGRYILTPRIFDLLETVGRGAGGEIQLTDAIAQLLEHELVYAHRFSGKRYDCGAKLGYLEATVDHALQHPELAEDFRAYLKSLNL